One region of Gammaproteobacteria bacterium genomic DNA includes:
- a CDS encoding ribulose bisphosphate carboxylase small subunit, whose translation MMTNIGNRVTQGQFSFLPDLTDAQITAQLKYALKNNWAVGVEYTDDPHPRNTYWEMFGNPMFDLKDPAGILLEINNCRKTFPNHYIRVTAFDSTRGVESPTMSYIVNRPKKEPGFGLVRQEVEGRHIRYTIHSYATDKAESERY comes from the coding sequence ATCGCGTCACGCAAGGGCAGTTTTCCTTCTTGCCCGACCTGACCGATGCGCAGATCACCGCGCAGCTCAAATATGCACTGAAGAATAACTGGGCGGTAGGCGTCGAATACACCGACGACCCGCATCCGCGCAATACCTATTGGGAAATGTTCGGTAACCCGATGTTCGACCTGAAAGATCCCGCCGGGATTTTGCTGGAGATCAACAATTGCCGTAAGACGTTCCCGAATCATTACATCCGCGTGACGGCGTTTGATTCCACGCGCGGCGTGGAAAGCCCGACCATGTCGTATATTGTGAACCGCCCCAAGAAAGAGCCGGGCTTCGGTCTGGTGCGGCAAGAAGTGGAAGGACGCCACATTCGTTATACCATCCACTCCTACGCCACCGACAAGGCTGAGAGCGAGCGTTACTAG